The window NNNNNNNNNNNNNNNNNNNNNNNNNNNNNNNNNNNNNNNNNNNNNNNCGTGAAGGTGAACTACGCGAAGCTCTACGAGTACCTGCTGGTGAATAAGGACCTGAGCGTGATGTACGGGACAGCGACGAACAAGTTCTTCTACATgtacgtgcagcagctgaactACGTGATCCGCTTCTTCACGCTGAACCACCCGATCCTGaacgcggaggtggaggagatgctgaagcagcacacgcacctgtTCCTGCAGCACTACCAGTCGAAGATGAACGCGATcaagacggagaaggagatCAAGGCGCTCAAGAACCTGCTGTACTCGTGCAAGCGTGCCGTCTAAGCGCGGGCGGCCGTGGGCTTGCATGCTGGAGTGTGCGTGGCAGTGTCTCCAGCACACGTTCGATTCGGTGAGATAGCGTTAACCGCATCGCATGTGGCGCGTTACGCAGCCCGCTCCACTCCCACCCTGCCTACCTCGGatgggcacacacgcagacagacatATACGCACACTTCACAGACGCCAAGGTAGACTCGACGTGACGACTCACACCGTCGCAGCGCAGGAACGAAAGCCGGAGGCAAGTGGTGGAGCTAACAATACGCACGGGCACGTGATGCGGGTGCGCATGCCCGCGCTTTAACGGTGATCGAGCCCGGCCTTCTTTGTTTCGTTTTTCTAGTTTTGTCGACTGCGGAGAAAACGAATGGTTAATCGCggaggggggcggtgggTGGCAGGCTGCActgcgcggcgctcgtgggcgtgtgcgtgcgtctgcgtctTCCTCGCTGTGTTGTGATCTTCTTCCAccgccccccaccctcatgtagcagcagcagtagtaGCACCAGTAGTAGCCGAAGCACAACGAAGCAAGCAAGCGAATCGCGTGTCCGCCACCATCACTATGGCCAgcacctcttctccgctgCGTGGAGGGGCGGCACCCGGGGGTGCCAGGAGCTCTGtacgcagcgcctcgcccgCCAAGCCGGCGTGTCTCCGCATTTTTCTTGCGAAGGGACGACGCAACCCGCTTGCACTCCCTATTcaccccccccacctcacctCTGCTGCAGATGCGTCTGCGGACTCCTGTTTCTGTGGCGCCTCTCCGGCTCCTCGCTGTgatggcgacggtggcaggTGTGGTATTGGTGTCTGTGCTTGCCGGCAGCGGGCGGGGACGCATTCCACGCTCTGGAGAGGTGAAATCTCTGCCAAGCGCacccgcgcggcggcacatGTGCGCACAAAAAAATGCACCCGCAGGCCCTCCGAGGAAACAGAGGTGGGGGTGGACCGCTCAGCCGGATGTCGTGCTCATCAAGGTGCATCAcctgcgtgcacgtgcttgCCTACCGTACAGACGCTGATTCAACTCATctttgccctccccctccctcgcactgctgctcgcctaacacccacccgcccgcAACCGCTGTTGTGTGCACCCACGCCTCCGTCTTCCGGcgccccacccacaccctcacacacacccgcgcgCACTCCCCCCGCgtccacgcacgcgcgaccGCCCGCTTGGCTGCTGGCCTCTGCCTTGGGGCTTCTCCCGATACCCACATACGgcgcgccctctccccctcccccaccttccTGCGGCCATCCCTTAGAAACCTGTACCTCGGCAACTCTTTGCGCAGGACNNNNNNNNNNNNNNNNNNNNNNNNNNNNNNNNNNNNNNNNNNNNNNNNNNNNNNNNNNNNNNNNNNNNNNNNNNNNNNNNNNNNNNNNNNNNNNNNNNNATGTCGTGCTCATCAAGGTGCATCAcctgcgtgcacgtgcttgCCTACCGTACAGACGCTGATTCAACTCATctttgccctccccctccctcgcactgctgctcgcctaacacccacccgcccgcAACCGCTGTTGTGTGCACCCACGCCTCCGTCTTCCGGcgccccacccacaccctcacacacacccgcgcgCACTCCCCCCGCgtccacgcacgcgcgaccGCCCGCTTGGCTGCTGGCCTCTGCCTTGGGGCTTCTCCCGATACCCACATACGgcgcgccctctccccctcccccaccttccTGCGGCCATCCCTTAGAAACCTGTACCTCGGCAACTCTTTGCGCAGGACaacagcccccccccctccgcccccaccccttcccctcttccccgtGACCGCACAAGCATCATGCGCCGCTTCGTGGCCCAGTACGTGGCGCCCGCCATGGGGCGCCTTGcgtcgacggctgctgccggcaaGTCTGCCGCGCCGGGCCAGAAGTCGTTCTTCAAGGCGACGGAGATGATTGGCTACGTGCACTCGATCGACGGCACGATCGCGACGCTGATCCCCGCGCCGGGCAACCCCGGCGTTGCGTACAACACGATCATCATGATCCAGGTGAGCCCGACGACGTTCGCGGCGGGGCTTGTGTTCAACCTGGAGAAGGACGGCCGGATAGGCATCATCCTTATGGATAACATCACGGAGGTGCAGTCCGGCCAGAAGGTGATGGCGACGGGCAAGCTGCTTTACATCCCCGTGGGTGCAGGCGTGCTGGGCAAGGTCGTGAACCCGCTGGGCCACGAGGTGCCGGTGGGGCTGTTGACGCGgtcgcgcgcgctgctggagagcgAGCAGACGCTGGGCAAGGTGGACGCTGGCGCGCCGAACATCGTGTCGCGCTCGCCGGTGAACTACAACCTGCTGACCGGCTTCAAGGCAGTGGACACGATGATCCCGATCGGGCGCGGCCAGCGCGAGCTGATCGTGGGTGACCGCCAGACCGGCAAGACGTCGATCGCGGTGTCGACGATCATCAACCAGGTGCGCAGCAACCAGCAGATCCTGTCGAAGAACGCGGTCATCTCGATCTACGTGTCGAtcgggcagcgctgctccaACGTCGCGCGCAtccaccgcctgctgcgctcgtacggcgcgctgcgctACACGACGGTGATGGCTGCCACGGCCGCGGAGCCGGCGGGCCTGCAGTACCTCGCGCCGTACTCGGGGGTGACGATGGGCGAGTACTTCATGAACCGCGGCCGCCactgcctgtgtgtgtacgACGACCTGTCGAAGCAGGCCGTTGCGTACCGCCAGatctcgctgctgctgcggcgcccgCCGGGCCGCGAGGCGTACCCTGGTGATGTGTTCTACCTGCACTCGCGCCTGCTGGAGCGCGCCGCGATGCTGTCGCCTGGCAAGGGCGGCGGCtccgtgacggcgctgccgatcGTGGAGACGTTGTCGAACGATGTGACGGCGTACATTGTCACGAACGTCATCTCCATCACAGACGGCCAGATCTACCTGGACACGAAGCTGTTCACCGGCGGCCAGCGCCCGGCCGTGAACATCGGCCTGTCCGTGTCGCGCGTCGGCTCGTCCGCGCAGAACGTGGCGATGAAGGCGGTGGCCGGCAAGCTGAAGGGCATCCTCGCGGAGTACCGCAAGCTGGCGGCGGACTCGGTGGGCGGGAGCCAGGTGCAGACGGTGCCGATGatccgcggcgcgcgcttCGTCGCGCTGTTCAACCAGAAGAACCCGTCGTTCTTCATGAACGCGCTTGTGTCGCTGTACGCGTGCCTGAACGGGTACCTGGACGACGTGAAGGTGAACTACGCGAAGCTCTACGAGTACCTGCTGGTGAATAAGGACCTGAGCGTGATGTACGGGACAGCGACGAACAAGTTCTTCTACATgtacgtgcagcagctgaactACGTGATCCGCTTCTTCACGCTGAACCACCCGATCCTGaacgcggaggtggaggagatgctgaagcagcacacgcacctgtTCCTGCAGCACTACCAGTCGAAGATGAACGCGATcaagacggagaaggagatCAAGGCGCTCAAGAACCTGCTGTACTCGTGCAAGCGTGCCGTCTAAGCGCGGGCGGCCGTGGGCTTGCATGCTGGAGTGTGCGTGGCAGTGCAATGAGCGGTTCTTAGGGTTACGGCGAAGGTGTCCGACCGCTTCGCTGGGGTTTACTGGTGCGCTTGCTNNNNNNNNNNNNNNNNNNNNNNNNNNNNNNNNNNNNNNNNNNNNNNNNNNNNNNNNNNNNNNNNNNNNNNNNNNNNNNNNNNNNNNNNNNNNNNNNNNNACGGGACAGCGACGAACAAGTTCTTCTACATgtacgtgcagcagctgaactACGTGATCCGCTTCTTCACGCTGAACCACCCGATCCTGaacgcggaggtggaggagatgctgaagcagcacacgcacctgtTCCTGCAGCACTACCAGTCGAAGATGAACGCGATcaagacggagaaggagatCAAGGCGCTCAAGAACCTGCTGTACTCGTGCAAGCGTGCCGTCTAAGCGCGGGCGGCCGTGGGCTTGCATGCTGGAGTGTGCGTGGCAGTGCAATGAGCGGTTCTTAGGGTTACGGCGAAGGTGTCCGACCGCTTCGCTGGGGTTTACTGGTGCGCTTGCTGTTGCGGAAGGTTTCGCAAATCGGAAAAGGCGGAGTagcgtgagagaggagccgctgtgtgcgtgtgtgtgtgtgtgccgtgctGCCCAACGGTGAAGCTGGAacgagcgcggcgtcgccggtaaacggggggggggggggggggggcaggggtGCGCAGGGGGTTTAGTCTCTCCTCTttaggtgtgtgtgttgtttttCCGTGTGTTTGGTCGGAGGATGCGGCTGGTCgccgtgtgtgtttgtgggcCAGGAAAAGGACGAAAAGAGCGGGCCGCAACCGCCCCGtccactctctccctcctcctcttcctcctccttcccctccccggCACGCGAGGCGGAACGGACGGGTATGGAGATAGGCTGGGTGATGGCCGTTCAAGAAGGTGCGAAGGGAGCGGGAATCAAAGGGGTTGGGGGGCGTTTGGTGGCGCTTGTCGACGGTAAGAGCGTGGCATGTGATGGCGGCAACCTCATGGCAGcatcgcacacacatatgcttaccctccccctctttctcgacATGTGCGCCGGCGGATGCCCCGCtttcgcctccctccctctcccgttCCCCTCGCACACCCTTGGAGGACCTCTCTcaagtgtgcgtgcgcttgaCCCTTcttcgtgtctgtgtgtgtcggggggggggtgatgCTGCGGATGACAAGGATGATGTCCCGCAGTGGCCTGTATGGTCTTCTCGCCCGCGTATGCatcccctcttcctcgtgtTGTTTCGCTCACGAGTGGATAAGATAGTAAGGCGAAATCGAAGAGGGGTCAGTCTTTTGATCGTTGCGCTGGCGACGTCAACGCCGCAACCCTTCTCCCATCCTTCTTTCTTCGCTGTTTGGGTCCCTCTGCCCTACCCGCTTTCGAccatcatcaccaccacccacttGGTGGCTCCTGTGCATGGGTGCTCCATCACCGTTGCCACCCTCtgtgtcgctctctctctcgccctccctgCTGGGTTTTGTGGAGCGTGCGTGTCGATGTgtcgagcgagagagacgtaTCACGGTGcagtgatggtggtggtggtggtggtggggttTGGAGCAGCGTAGCCGAGGGATGTGGAGGCTTTGAGCGGAagatgcgcgtgtgtgcgtgagtaagatgggaggaggcggcgatggttTCTCGactcgcgcagcgcacgcgctcttTCCGCTGTCGTCGTTCATAGTTTATGTTGTGCCCTAAGGTCCACCTGAAAAGAGTAGTGTGCGCATagacgcgtgtgtgtaggaATCAGTAACGAGCGCACGTCGTCCGAGGCCGGACCTGCGTGTCGGTGGCTGTCAGTGCAGTGCtcggcgcagaggcgcgtCCGaaggcacgcgtgcacatgGGTGCGCgagcctctccctccatTCGACAGACCGTTTTCCCCTCCAGCCATTGGCTCTCCTGTTAATGAGCGTTGTCGCTGAGGGTGCCGGATAGTGTGGGTCCCGCGCCCAACAGCATCCATCACCACCCATCACGCAGATACTCCGGCCGCTGCCACGAAGGTTagcgtccccctcccctcccacctgGCCCACTGAGGCTGCACGGAGCAACTCGTcccgctgtctctctctctctttcggcATACACCGCACCCATCGAACACTATGATTCgccacctctcctctccacgTCTCCTcccatatacacacacacgcgcgcgcactaccgcagcaccacacgAGCAACCAACGAACGTGACGCGGcgttttgctgttgttgttgttcacCTACCGacatcccctcccccaaccaccaccatccgtgcgccacgccaccgctgcatcGACATCACCTCTTcgagcccccctcctcccctggtcgagcagcagtagcagtATATACACACGCAAGAACGCATAGGGAAGTGAAAAGAGAGGGCAATCCGACCTCTCTCCGTCGAGGGTACGGAGTCGTCAGCGGACCGCGTGCAGAGGAACGTCCATCGACTGCGCGgctccctcttcgtctttcCGCTCCCCTACCAAGCAAGCGCGCTAGGACGCGCGCGagctcacacgcgcaccggcCTGTAggcacccctccctcccttccccctctgtctctgtttctgtctctgtctgtgtgtatgtgtatgtgtatgtgtcggGGTGGGGGCGTGTATCATCACtaaccacacacacactcgcagcCACTGTAGGCCTGGCAGGCGTTATAGTAGTTCTCGTAGCACTAGTAGTAGTAGCAGCAGGCCCCACCAGTGGTCACTCCGTGCCTTTCTCAATCTCCGCATACGCCTGTCTTCGCATCCTTGTCCTCGGCTAAGTACGTGCCGAGTCGCGgtcgcacaggcacacagagacggagTCCGAGTACGAGTGGCGAACGTgggtctgcgtgtgtgcatgcagcAGAACGCCGCAAGTAGCTCCACCCCCACCGCCACTTTCTCTTAGCAActcccctctgtctctctctctctcccgcagGCGCAGCATGGCCAAGGTGGCCTCCGCTGGTTGGCGCTACGCCCGCTGCGGCCCCATCAGCCAAGTGCTAGCCTACGAAATGTTTGACATCACCCCTGGTAAGGAGGAAGCGGTGGTGCAGATGGCAACGGCGCCCTTGCATcgcgtcgacgccgctgtcgtgaACGGCACGGCGCTCGGCCGCAAGCGCGTCAACATGGCATCCTTTCCCCGTATCGGCGGGTGCGAAGGTGTGGGCAAAGTGGTGCGTGctccggcagctgctgcagcgacgccttCGCCGGTGAAGGAGGGCGACACGGTGtgggtggcgccgctgcatgGCACGTGGGCGACGAACATCGCAGTGCcggtgtcgcagctgcaTAAGATTGATCCG of the Leishmania donovani BPK282A1 complete genome, chromosome 5 genome contains:
- a CDS encoding ATPase alpha subunit, with protein sequence MRRFVAQYVAPAMGRLASTAAAGKSAAPGQKSFFKATEMIGYVHSIDGTIATLIPAPGNPGVAYNTIIMIQVSPTTFAAGLVFNLEKDGRIGIILMDNITEVQSGQKVMATGKLLYIPVGAGVLGKVVNPLGHEVPVGLLTRSRALLESEQTLGKVDAGAPNIVSRSPVNYNLLTGFKAVDTMIPIGRGQRELIVGDRQTGKTSIAVSTIINQVRSNQQILSKNAVISIYVSIGQRCSNVARIHRLLRSYGALRYTTVMAATAAEPAGLQYLAPYSGVTMGEYFMNRGRHCLCVYDDLSKQAVAYRQISLLLRRPPGREAYPGDVFYLHSRLLERAAMLSPGKGGGSVTALPIVETLSNDVTAYIVTNVISITDGQIYLDTKLFTGGQRPAVNIGLSVSRVGSSAQNVAMKAVAGKLKGILAEYRKLAADSVGGSQVQTVPMIRGARFVALFNQKNPSFFMNALVSLYACLNGYLDDVKVNYAKLYEYLLVNKDLSVMYGTATNKFFYMYVQQLNYVIRFFTLNHPILNAEVEEMLKQHTHLFLQHYQSKMNAIKTEKEIKALKNLLYSCKRAV